The Rhea pennata isolate bPtePen1 chromosome Z, bPtePen1.pri, whole genome shotgun sequence genome includes a region encoding these proteins:
- the ATOSB gene encoding atos homolog protein B isoform X1: MRHIHTEASLPPERSTDSGLSQPGGEAALEPSSQRCTHRSILMGYNETEIKRQKVYQVSIFSHLSSSSDSTEQRTGNRPAIKRGYPEQRTPEGGRDPKRTHWGGGGADVKWDGGSEQDSLDDDDAFEDGLLVEELSLCGSAQHFSHSGLRVVEHRCEGSPSHSPKASREDRSQGASSSWPQHIACSTLHRRDSCPALPGDQPGDYGENGERASGHNLLELDLHNIAQTPQADSGGKREKLEGSPAHSSRTGREGEWPAMANGCKEPPAPQTALSPEPSSLSSLEKTPCGSSRLSRSSCPAKRKLLPAGEVAADSCSEDESLSPLARKKRALPCHPVPTACRSTDAKGAPFWNHLLPAAKSSADCTTVGRRLKSGLRLKSRHLRSSLRRGTRPSAAPWTTTTVSHALLGNFEESILKGRFAPSGRIEGFTAEIGASGSYCPQHVTLPVNVTYFDISEHSAPSPFLGVIDLEALGKKGYSVPKAGTIQVTLFNPNKTVVKMFLVTYDFQDMPANHMTFLRHRIFLVPVGEEEGAAVASSNPPGTGLPRRVLCYLMHLRFHSSKSGKIYLHNDIRLLFSRKSIEVDSGIPYELKSFTEMPRNPCYSPWA, translated from the exons ATGCGGCACATCCACACGGAGGCGTCCTTGCCCCCAGAGCGCAGCACAGACTCCGGCCTGTCCCAGCCAGGTGGAGAGGCAGCCTTGGAGCCTTCCTCACAACGCTGCACTCACCGCAGCATCCTCATGGGCTACAACGAGACAGAGATCAAGCGCCAGAAGGTTTACCAGGTCTCCATCTTCTCCCATCTCTCCAGCTCCTCTGATAGCACAGAGCAGCGGACAGGCAACCGGCCAGCCATTAAGAGGGGATACCCCGAGCAGCGAACTCCGGAAGGGGGACGGGATCCCAAACGAACTCActggggtggtgggggggcAGATGTCAAGTGGGACGGGGGTTCTGAACAGGATTCCCTGGATGATGACGATGCCTTTGAGGATGGTCTGCTGGTGGAGGAGCTGTCCCTGTGCGGCTCTGCCCAGCACTTCTCTCACAGTGGGCTGCGAGTGGTGGAGCACCGATGTGAGGGCAGCCCGAGCCACAGTCCCAAGGCCAGCAGAGAGGACAGGTCACAGGGTGCCTCGTCCTCCTGGCCACAGCACATTGCTTGCAGTACTTTGCACAGAAGAGACAGttgccctgccctgccaggggATCAGCCCGGAGATTACGGGGAGAACGGGGAGCGGGCAAGTGGCCACAACCTACTTGAACTTGATTTGCACAATATTGCACAAACACCCCAGGCAGACTCTggtgggaagagagagaagctggAGGGCAGCCCTGCTCATAGCAGCAGGAcaggcagagaaggagaatgGCCAGCGATGGCCAACGGGTGCAAGGAGCCCCCAGCTCCTCAGACAGCACTCAGCCCTGAGCCTAGCAGCCTGAGCTCCTTGGAGAAGACACCCTGTGGGAGCAGCCGGctcagcaggagcagctgcccaGCCAAACgaaagctgctgcctgctggggagGTTGCAGCTGACTCCTGCTCGGAGGACGAGAGCCTGTCCCCACTGGCGAGGAAGAAGAGGGCCCTGCCATGCCATCCAGTGCCCACAGCCTGCCGCAGCACCGATGCCAAGGGGGCTCCTTTCTGGAATCACTTGCTTCCAGCAGCCAAG agctctgcagatTGCACTACAGTCGGGAGGAGGCTGAAGAGCGGGCTGCGCCTCAAATC GCGACATCTCCGGAGCAGCCTCCGGAGGGGGACCcggccctctgcagccccctggACCACCACCACTGTCAGTCATGCTCTGCTGGGCAACTTTGAG GAGTCCATCCTGAAGGGCCGCTTCGCACCATCAGGGAGGATTGAGGGTTTCACAGCAGAGATTGGAGCCAGTGGCTCCTACTGTCCACAGCATGTCACCCTGCCTGTCAACGTTACCTACTTCGACATCTCTGAACACAGCGCACCCTCGCCTTTCCTG GGAGTGATTGATTTGGAGGCCTTGGGAAAGAAGGGTTACAGTGTCCCCAAAGCTGGAACCATCCAAGTG ACCTTATTTAACCCCAACAAGACTGTGGTGAAGATGTTCTTGGTGACGTACGACTTCCAGGACATGCCGGCCAACCACATGACCTTCCTACGCCACCGCATCTTCTTGGTGCCtgtgggggaagaggagggagccGCCGTGGCCTCCAGCAACCCACCAGGCACTGGCCTGCCCCGCAGGGTCCTCTGCTACCTGATGCACCTGAG GTTTCATAGCTCCAAGTCAGGGAAGATCTACCTTCACAACGACATCCGGCTGCTCTTTTCCCGCAAGTCAATCGAGGTCGACTCGGGGATCCCCTATGAACTGAAATCCTTTACGGAGATGCCAAGGAACCCTTGCTACTCACCCTGGGCCTGA
- the ATOSB gene encoding atos homolog protein B isoform X2, translated as MRHIHTEASLPPERSTDSGLSQPGGEAALEPSSQRCTHRSILMGYNETEIKRQKVYQVSIFSHLSSSSDSTEQRTGNRPAIKRGYPEQRTPEGGRDPKRTHWGGGGADVKWDGGSEQDSLDDDDAFEDGLLVEELSLCGSAQHFSHSGLRVVEHRCEGSPSHSPKASREDRSQGASSSWPQHIACSTLHRRDSCPALPGDQPGDYGENGERASGHNLLELDLHNIAQTPQADSGGKREKLEGSPAHSSRTGREGEWPAMANGCKEPPAPQTALSPEPSSLSSLEKTPCGSSRLSRSSCPAKRKLLPAGEVAADSCSEDESLSPLARKKRALPCHPVPTACRSTDAKGAPFWNHLLPAAKSSADCTTVGRRLKSGLRLKSRHLRSSLRRGTRPSAAPWTTTTVSHALLGNFEESILKGRFAPSGRIEGFTAEIGASGSYCPQHVTLPVNVTYFDISEHSAPSPFLTLFNPNKTVVKMFLVTYDFQDMPANHMTFLRHRIFLVPVGEEEGAAVASSNPPGTGLPRRVLCYLMHLRFHSSKSGKIYLHNDIRLLFSRKSIEVDSGIPYELKSFTEMPRNPCYSPWA; from the exons ATGCGGCACATCCACACGGAGGCGTCCTTGCCCCCAGAGCGCAGCACAGACTCCGGCCTGTCCCAGCCAGGTGGAGAGGCAGCCTTGGAGCCTTCCTCACAACGCTGCACTCACCGCAGCATCCTCATGGGCTACAACGAGACAGAGATCAAGCGCCAGAAGGTTTACCAGGTCTCCATCTTCTCCCATCTCTCCAGCTCCTCTGATAGCACAGAGCAGCGGACAGGCAACCGGCCAGCCATTAAGAGGGGATACCCCGAGCAGCGAACTCCGGAAGGGGGACGGGATCCCAAACGAACTCActggggtggtgggggggcAGATGTCAAGTGGGACGGGGGTTCTGAACAGGATTCCCTGGATGATGACGATGCCTTTGAGGATGGTCTGCTGGTGGAGGAGCTGTCCCTGTGCGGCTCTGCCCAGCACTTCTCTCACAGTGGGCTGCGAGTGGTGGAGCACCGATGTGAGGGCAGCCCGAGCCACAGTCCCAAGGCCAGCAGAGAGGACAGGTCACAGGGTGCCTCGTCCTCCTGGCCACAGCACATTGCTTGCAGTACTTTGCACAGAAGAGACAGttgccctgccctgccaggggATCAGCCCGGAGATTACGGGGAGAACGGGGAGCGGGCAAGTGGCCACAACCTACTTGAACTTGATTTGCACAATATTGCACAAACACCCCAGGCAGACTCTggtgggaagagagagaagctggAGGGCAGCCCTGCTCATAGCAGCAGGAcaggcagagaaggagaatgGCCAGCGATGGCCAACGGGTGCAAGGAGCCCCCAGCTCCTCAGACAGCACTCAGCCCTGAGCCTAGCAGCCTGAGCTCCTTGGAGAAGACACCCTGTGGGAGCAGCCGGctcagcaggagcagctgcccaGCCAAACgaaagctgctgcctgctggggagGTTGCAGCTGACTCCTGCTCGGAGGACGAGAGCCTGTCCCCACTGGCGAGGAAGAAGAGGGCCCTGCCATGCCATCCAGTGCCCACAGCCTGCCGCAGCACCGATGCCAAGGGGGCTCCTTTCTGGAATCACTTGCTTCCAGCAGCCAAG agctctgcagatTGCACTACAGTCGGGAGGAGGCTGAAGAGCGGGCTGCGCCTCAAATC GCGACATCTCCGGAGCAGCCTCCGGAGGGGGACCcggccctctgcagccccctggACCACCACCACTGTCAGTCATGCTCTGCTGGGCAACTTTGAG GAGTCCATCCTGAAGGGCCGCTTCGCACCATCAGGGAGGATTGAGGGTTTCACAGCAGAGATTGGAGCCAGTGGCTCCTACTGTCCACAGCATGTCACCCTGCCTGTCAACGTTACCTACTTCGACATCTCTGAACACAGCGCACCCTCGCCTTTCCTG ACCTTATTTAACCCCAACAAGACTGTGGTGAAGATGTTCTTGGTGACGTACGACTTCCAGGACATGCCGGCCAACCACATGACCTTCCTACGCCACCGCATCTTCTTGGTGCCtgtgggggaagaggagggagccGCCGTGGCCTCCAGCAACCCACCAGGCACTGGCCTGCCCCGCAGGGTCCTCTGCTACCTGATGCACCTGAG GTTTCATAGCTCCAAGTCAGGGAAGATCTACCTTCACAACGACATCCGGCTGCTCTTTTCCCGCAAGTCAATCGAGGTCGACTCGGGGATCCCCTATGAACTGAAATCCTTTACGGAGATGCCAAGGAACCCTTGCTACTCACCCTGGGCCTGA
- the STOML2 gene encoding stomatin-like protein 2, mitochondrial — protein MLARAGREAGRGLLQRSQQLKRAAWLAPVPRRWNSGLPVNIGVLFVPQQEAWVVERMGKFHRILEPGLNFLIPLLDRIRYVQSLKEIVINVPEQSAVTLDNVTLQIDGVLYLRVMDPYKASYGVEDPEYAVTQLAQTTMRSELGKLSLDRVFRERESLNASIVDAINQASDYWGIRCLRYEIKDIHVPPRVKESMQMQVEAERRKRATVLESEGTRESAINVAEGQKQAQILASEAEKAEQINKAAGEANAMLVKARAKAEAIQLLAAALAQQHGNAAASLSVAEQYVSAFSKLAKDSNTVLLPANTGDVTNMVAQALGIYSTLTKPQAVKTQDEIPPAHKDLQPPSTEVLKVEQAKSS, from the exons atgctggcgcgggcggggcgcgaGGCCGGACGGGGCCTGCTGCAG CGCTCCCAACAGCTGAAGCGCGCAGCGTGGCTGGCGCCGGTGCCGCGGCGCTGGAACTCGGGCCTGCCCGTGAACATCGGGGTGCTCTTCGTGCCGCAGCAGGAGGCTTGGGTGGTGGAGAGGATGGGCAAGTTCCACCGAATCCTCGAGCCT GGTTTGAACTTTCTCATCCCTTTGCTGGATCGGATTCGTTACGTGCAAAGTCTTAAGGAAATCGTCATTAACGTCCCAGAGCAGTCTGCAGTTACTCTGG ATAACGTCACCCTGCAGATTGACGGCGTCCTCTATCTGCGGGTCATGGACCCGTACAAG GCCAGTTATGGGGTGGAGGATCCTGAGTATGCAGTGACCCAGCTGGCCCAGACTACCATGAGATCCGAACTGGGCAAACTCTCCCTCGACAGAGTCTTCCGG GAGCGTGAGTCCCTCAACGCCAGCATTGTGGATGCTATCAACCAGGCCTCAGACTACTGGGGCATCCGGTGCCTACGCTACGAGATTAAGGACATCCATGTGCCCCCACGCGTGAAGGAGTCCATGCAGATGCAG GTGGAGGCGGAGCGACGGAAGCGAGCGACGGTGCTGGAGTCGGAGGGGACCCGGGAATCTGCTATCAATGTGGCTGAGGGGCAGAAGCAGGCCCAGATCCTGGCATCAGAAGCTGAAAAGGCTGAACAGATCAACAAAGCTGCTG GAGAAGCCAACGCCATGCTGGTCAAGGCCAGGGCCAAGGCTGAGGCTATTCAGCTCCTGGCGGCTGCTCTGGCGCAGCAG CATGGCAACGCAGCTGCCTCTCTCTCCGTGGCTGAGCAGTACGTGAGCGCCTTCTCCAAGCTTGCCAAAGACTCCAACACAGTCCTGCTGCCAGCCAACACTGGCGACGTCACCAACATGGTCGCGCAG GCCCTGGGCATCTACAGCACACTGACCAAGCCACAAGCTGTGAAGACACAGGATGAGATACCTCCAGCCCACAAGGATCTCCAGCCCCCCAGCACGGAGGTGCTTAAGGTGGAACAGGCAAAATCCAGCTAG
- the PIGO gene encoding GPI ethanolamine phosphate transferase 3 gives MQRWLVLLFLAWVCFLFFAGIGLFMSGFLLTRIELAHSSSCSDPLTPPPWDRQSLPPGSCWMPQRFAKVVLVVIDALRFEFASFNPAKVSPLPYENKLSFLHHLATLQPRHARLYRFRADPPTATMQRIKGLTTGSLPTFIDVGSNFATYAIQEDNLLAQLVQNGRRVVFMGDDTWEGLFPKKFFRSYFFPSFNVKDLHTVDDGILQHLYPTVDGGEWDLLIAHFLGVDHCGHKHGPDHPEMAKKLTQMNEMLRSLVDHLGNDTLLLVAGDHGMTETGDHGGDSEKEVNAALFVYSKTPLFGAGPPEEPEAVPQVNLVPTVALLLGVPIPYSNIGEVMAELFPGDGDAVSAALQQLSVYHVNAKQVDRFLHSYSLVAQDLPAEQLQHLQEIFSSAVEEHTQLLAQMQEAMLMSPELESKLGNLINRFQLYLREARAVCTQTWARFHPLRIVAGCSLIAASCLLCYVTSELATVSDSFYRNCLLYPLLWGLVAILLGLACTFIQEGLDLLLVSSWAAAVSQMAFFWHWWGQQPKRARLASSQPPLASVGLRQRLRAWLGLAYPMGILLFRCGAMFSDSFVVAEARVAPFLLASLVVLLVGKLHWDGHLTVPEGPKQQLLGFSSYRKESWYLLYLVAMLLVCVRLSVFFHQCREEIPQCRPSLFLAPLASLRNTRAKNLFYLLCVASLVGLVYVVRCWLRHYGNLNSSDPLVLFVRWGFPLVVICIACYWAVASSAEDSLGKLQDLVQVALVAFPWAVYGLVSVGLLLLLCNPMTVFAKDTRELAGPIVTPYLGVPSSEVDFLHVIPQIYRRMQESLKSRLERGRCKATVAAYGLGSVYSAALVIALTLLGFFLLLLHSERLSLAFLLLFLEAFVLLHIHTCARSLAGDTEPFSVPWHAVISWLLAASQFFYSTGHQPIFPAIHWNAAFVGFHLDHSTNLLPAVLVGANTFASHILFAVGCPLLLLWPFVCETPSSQRRKPKKEPREELQEEEEHMMEMRLRESPEKFSAAVLQLGLKYLFILGMQLLACVCAATILRRHLMVWKVFAPKFLFEALGFMVSSICLLLGISLVMRVDCAVSTWFSQLQLR, from the exons ATGCAGCGGTGGCTGGTGCTGCTCTTCCTGGCCTGggtctgctttctcttctttgctgGTATTGGGCTCTTCATGAGCGGCTTCCTGCTTACCCGGATTGAGCTTGCCCACAGCAGTTCTTGCTCAGACCCGCTCACACCACCCCCCTGGGACAGGCAGAGCCTCCCGCCGGGCTCCTGCTGGATGCCCCAGCGCTTTGCTAAGGTCGTGCTAGTCGTCATTGATGCCCTCCGGTTTGAGTTTGCCTCGTTCAACCCAGCCAAAGTGAGCCCGCTGCCGTATGAAAACAAGCTGAGTTTCCTGCACCACCTAGCAACCTTGCAGCCCCGCCATGCCCGCCTCTACCGCTTCCGAGCCGATCCCCCCACTGCTACCATGCAGCGCATCAAGGGCCTCACCACTGGCTCGTTGCCCACCTTCATTGACGTGGGCAGCAACTTTGCCACCTATGCAATCCAGGAGGACAACCTGCTGGCACAGCTGGTACAGAACG gAAGGAGAGTGGTTTTCATGGGAGATGACACTTGGGAAGGACTCTTCCCCAAGAAGTTTTTTCGCTcatatttcttcccttcttttaaCGTGAAGGATCTTCATACTGTGGATGATGGGATCCTCCAGCATCTTTATCCAACTG TGGATGGTGGTGAATGGGACTTGCTGATTGCTCACTTCCTTGGTGTGGACCACTGTGGGCACAAACATGGACCTGACCACCCTGAAATGGCTAAGAAGCTCACCCAGATGAATGAGATGCTCAG GTCCTTGGTAGATCATCTGGGAAATGACACCCTGCTTCTGGTGGCTGGGGACCATGGCATGACGGAGACTGGAGACCATGGTGGGGACAGCGAGAAAGAAGTGAATGCAGCACTGTTTGTGTACAGCAAAACACCCCTATTTGGTGCTGGCCCTCCTGAG GAGCCTGAGGCCGTTCCCCAGGTGAACCTGGTGCCCACTGTGGCCTTGCTGCTGGGTGTGCCCATCCCCTACAGTAACATCGGGGAGGTGATGGCTGAGCTGTTCCCCGGGGACGGCGACGCCGTGTCTGCGGCCTTGCAGCAGCTTTCAGTCTATCACGTCAATGCCAAGCAG GTGGATCGATTCCTGCACTCCTACTCGCTGGTGGCTCAAGacctgccagcagagcagctccagcaccTGCAGGAGATCTTCTCCAGCGCAGTGGAAGAGCACACTCAGCTCTTGGCCCAGATGCAGGAGGCAATGCTGATGTCTCCAGAGCTGGAGTCCAAGCTGGGAAACCTGATCAATCGCTTCCAGCTGTACCTGCGGGAGGCACGGGCCGTGTGCACCCAGACCTGGGCCCGCTTCCATCCACTGCGTATTGTGGCAGGTTGCAGCCTCATTGCTGCTTCGTGCTTGCTCTGCTACGTGACCTCGGAGTTGGCCACAGTGTCAGACTCTTTCTATCGCAACTGCCTCCTGTACCCACTGCTTTGGGGCCTGGTGGCTATTCTGCTTGGGCTGGCCTGCACATTCATCCAGGAGGGACTGGATCTCCTCCTGGTTTCCTCATGGGCAGCTGCAGTTTCTCAGATGGCCTTCTTCTGGCACTGGTGGGGCCAGCAGCCCAAGCGAGCCCGTTTGGCAAGTAGCCAGCCGCCCTTGGCCAGTGTTGGCCTGAGGCAGCGTCTACGAGCATGGCTGGGGCTGGCCTACCCCATGGGCATTCTCCTCTTCCGCTGTGGAGCCATGTTCTCCGATAGCTTTGTGGTGGCTGAGGCCCGGGTTGCCCCCTTTCTGCTGGCCTCTCTGGTGGTGTTGCTGGTAGGGAAACTCCATTGGGATGGTCATTTGACTGTGCCAGAAGGccccaaacagcagcttcttgGCTTTTCCTCTTACCGTAAAGAGAGTTGGTACCTGCTATACCTCGTCGCCATGCTTCTAGTTTGTGTGCgcctctctgtttttttccaccagtGCCGTGAAGAAATCCCCCAGTGCCGgccctctcttttccttgccCCCCTTGCCAGCCTGAGGAACACACGAGCCAAGAACCTCTTCTACCTCCTGTGCGTGGCCTCGCTTGTTGGGCTGGTCTATGTGGTGCGGTGCTGGCTGCGGCACTACGGCAATCTGAACAGCTCAGACCCCCTCGTGCTCTTTGTGCGCTGGGGTTTCCCACTGGTTGTCATCTGCATTGCCTGCTACTGGGCCGTCGCCTCCAGTGCTGAGGACTCGCTCGGCAAGCTGCAGGACCTGGTGCAGGTGGCACTTGTTGCCTTTCCTTGGGCTGTCTACGGGCTGGTGTCCGTggggctgctgctcttgctgtgcaATCCCATGACAGTGTTTGCGAAAGACACACGGGAGTTGGCTGGACCCATTGTCACCCCTTACTTAGGGGTTCCCAGCTCTGAAGTCGACTTCCTCCACGTCATCCCTCAGATCTACAGGAGGATGCAGGAGTCTCTGAAAAGCCGCCTGGAGCGGGGCAGGTGCAAGGCCACAGTTGCAGCCTACGGGCTGGGCAGTGTGTATTCAGCAGCCTTGGTCATAGCACTTACCCTGCTGGGCTTcttcttgctgcttctgcacaGTGAGCGGCTGAGTCTTGCCTTCTTGCTCCTCTTCCTGGAGGCCTTTGTGCTGCTGCACATCCACACCTGTGCCAGAAGCCTTGCTGGAGACACTG AGCCTTTTTCAGTGCCCTGGCATGCAGTCATCTCCTGGCTCCTTGCTGCTTCCCAGTTCTTCTATTCCACGGGCCACCAGCCCATCTTCCCAGCCATCCATTGGAACGCAGCCTTTGTGGGCTTCCACCTTGACCACAGCACAAACCTCCTGCCCGCTGTCCTTGTGGGCGCCAACACGTTTGCCTCCCATATCCTCTTTGCAG TTGGCtgccctctgctcctgctttggCCCTTTGTGTGTGAGACACCCAGCTCACAGAGGAGGAAGCCCAAGAAGGAGCCTCgggaagagctgcaggaagaagaggagcACATGATGGAGATGAGGCTACGGGAGTCCCCGGAGAagttctctgctgctgtgctgcagctggggctgaaGTACCTCTTCATCCTTGGGATGCAG CTTCTGGCCTGTGTTTGTGCAGCTACGATCCTCAGAAGACACCTCATGGTCTGGAAGGTCTTTGCCCCAAA GTTCCTCTTTGAAGCATTGGGCTTCATGGTGAGCAGCATCTGCCTCCTGCTGGGGATCTCCCTGGTGATGCGTGTGGACTGTGCAGTCAGCACCTGGTTCAGCCAGCTTCAGCTCAGGTAG